The segment TCCACACTGGTCGCCTCCTTGCTGCTGATGGGCGTGTGCACCACGCTGATCGGCGTGCTGCCAGGTTACGCCACGATCGGCGCCTGGGCTCCGATCCTGCTGTGCGTGCTGCGCTTCGGTCAGGGGCTCGGGTTGGGCGGGGAATGGGGCGGCGCAGCATTGCTGGCCACCGAGAACGCTCCCAAAGGCAAGCGCGCCTGGTATGGCATGTTCCCGCAACTGGGGCCCTCGATCGGGTTTCTGGCAGCCAACGGCCTGTTCCTGATTCTGGCCATGAGCCTGAGCGATGAGCAGTTCCGCTCATGGGGCTGGCGCATCCCCTTCCTGCTGAGTGCGGCGCTGGTGATGGTCGGCTTGTATGTGCGCCTGAAACTGGAAGAAACACCGGTGTTTGCCAAAGCCGTAGCGCAACACGAGCGGGTGAAAATGCCCATCGTTGAGCTCTTCAGCCAATACTGGGCACCGATGCTGCTGGGCGCCGCCTCCATGGTCGTGTGCTATGCACTGTTCTATATCTCGACCGTGTTTTCGCTTAGTTATGGCGTGTCCACGCTGGGCTATACCCGCGAGACCTTCCTCGGCCTGCTGTGCTTTGCCGTGCTGTTCATGGCCGCTGCAACACCTCTTTCAGCCTGGGCCAGCGATAGATATGGACGCAAGCCGGTGCTGATTGTCGGCGGTGTACTGGCGATCTTGTCGGGCTTTCTGATGGAGCCTCTGCTCACCCAGGGTTCGACCTGGGGCGTGGCGCTGTTTCTGTGCATCGAGCTGTTTCTGATGGGCGTGACCTTTGCCCCCATGGGCGCCCTGCTGCCTGAACTGTTCCCGACCCGCGTGCGCTATACCGGCGCATCGGCGGCGTACAACCTGGGCGGGATTGTGGGCGCATCGGCCGCACCGTTCTTTGCCCAGAAGCTGGTGAGCATGGGCGGTTTGAGCTGGGTGGGCGGGTATGTTTCGGGTGCGGCAGTGCTCAGCCTGATCGCTGTGCTGTGCCTGAAAGAAACGAAAGAGGCTGACCTGAACAAGGTGGCCTGATCGGCGCAGGAAATCCGTAATCGCTGTCGAGGCACGAAGGCTGCGAGCTCTTAAAGTTTAAAAGCTCGCAGCCTTCGTGCCTCGGCAGCGACTACGGGGATGTTTTTTTTACAGCTCGACCACTACAGCCTTGGCTGCACGGGTCGCCTTGGCGCGTGCAGCTTCAATCGACTCATCACGGGCCAGGGCCACGCCCATGCGGCGCTGGCCATTGACCTCTGGCTTGCCGAACAGGCGCAAGGCCGTATCCGGCTCGCTCAAGGCCGCACCCAGGTTGGAGAACGCAGTCTGGGTCGACTGCCCTTCCACCAGAATCACCGCCGAGGCCGATGGCCCGAACTGACGGATCAGCGGAATCGGCAAGCCCAGAATCGCTCGTGCATGCAGGGCGAACTGGGACAAGTCCTGGGAAATCAGCGTAACCAGACCGGTATCGTGCGGGCGCGGCGAGACTTCGCTGAACCACACCTGATCGCCCTTAATGAACAGCTCAACGCCAAACAGGCCGCGGCCGCCCAGCGCCTCGGTCACGGCTTTGGCAACACGCTCGGACTCGGCCAGAGCAATCGGGCTCATGGCCTGCGGCTGCCAGGACTCCTGGTAGTCGCCCTTCTCCTGACGGTGACCGACCGGCGCGCAGAACGTGGTGCCACCGATGTGGCGTACGGTCAGCAGGGTGATTTCGTAGTCGAAGTCGATAAAGCCTTCGACAATGACCCGCCCCTTGCCCGCACGACCGCCTTCTTGTGCGTAGTCCCAGGCAGCTTTCACATCATCAGTGCTGCGCAGCAGGCTCTGGCCCTTGCCCGACGAGCTCATCACCGGCTTGACCACACACGGGAAGCCCAGGTCCAGCACGGCGGCGCTGTAGTCTTCAAAGGTATCGGCAAAGTGATACGGCGAGGTTGGCAGGTCCAACTCTTCTGCCGCCAGACGTCGAATGCCTTCTCGGTTCATGGTCAGCGAAGTGGCGCGGGCGGTCGGAATGACGGTAAAGCCTTCGGCTTCCAGCTCAACCAGGGTCGCGGTGGCAATGGCTTCGATTTCAGGAACAATAAAGTGCGGCTTTTCTGCTTCGATCACGGCACGCAAGGCTGCGCCATCGAGCATATTGATGACGTGGCTGCGATGGGCAACCTGCATGGCCGGTGCGTTGGCATAGCGATCGACAGCGATCACTTCGACCCCCAGACGCTGCAATTCGATGACAACTTCTTTGCCCAGTTCGCCGCAGCCACACAGCAATACGCGGGTCGCGGTCGGCGACAGTGGGGTTCCGATACGGGTCATTTCAGGTCCTCATGGAAACAAATCATCGAAGGCGCGCACACAACCTGCGCCTGCAGGGGAAGAAAGGCCGGCATTTTACCTGACTAAACGGCGGCTTTGCGCAGTCGCCAGGCCATTGCCAGCCACACACAGGTCACTCCGGCAAATTTCGACGCCATGGCGATGAGAATCACGCCCGGGGTAAACGCATCGATCATGCCGAAAAAGATAAAGGTATCAATCGGGATACTCAGCGCAGAGCTGATCCACAAGCGGTCATGCAAGGGTCGCTTGGTGATGCTGAACACCAGCCAGTCGATGCATTCGGAGACGGCGAACGCGGTGGCGCTGGCCAGGGCAATCGAAGGGTCAGAGGTGATGTATGACAGCACCAGTGCCGCCAGCATGGCCAACAGCGCACCGTGGCCAAAGCGGGTTTGCACCATGTCGCGCAAAACAAACACCAGCCCGCCCCAGGCCGACCAGATAATGTCCAGGTGCGGCGCCGTTGAGAACGCGAAGTTGATCAGCACGACGCTGGCGATATAAGCGATAAGAAACAGCATGGGAGCGGGCGACACCTCTGAATAAGGCGCACAGGGTACTTGAGTCGCACCCGATTTTGTACCCGCCACATGCCCCTGTGACAGCGGTATTTGTCAGGTACTGGCGCCCTGCATCCACACCAGGCCACTGGACTTGGCCCGCTCATGACACAGCACCAGCACTTCCCGGCGCTCGACGTTGGTCATGCGGCTCCAACGGGTGATTTCAGCCACGGTACGCTGACAACCACTGCACACATCGTCGTCATCCAATGCGCAAATGTTCACACAGGGAGAGGCGACCGGGCGCTCCACTTCAGTCATTGCTCTGCACCTTCAAATCACGGGCATAACGCTGGCCGTTCTGCACGTAATGCGCGGCACTGGCCTCCAGCAGTTTTTTCTGTTCGTCGGTCAAGTCACGCACCACCTTGCCCGGCGACCCCATGACCAGAGAACCGTCCGGGATTTCCTTGCCTTCGCCAATCAGCGAGTTGGCGCCAATGATGCAATGCTTGCCGATTCTGGCGCCATTGAGGATGACTGCATTGATCCCGATCAGGCTGTAATCTCCCACCGTGCAACCATGCAACATGGCGTTATGGCCAATGGTCACCCCCGTCCCCAGGGTCAGCGGGTAGCCCATATCGGTATGCATCACCGCGCCATCTTGCACGTTACTGTTCTTGCCAATCAGGATCAGCTCGTTATCACCGCGCAACACGGCGTTGAACCAGACACTGGCACCCTCCTCCAGGCGCACCTTGCCGATCAGGGTGGCGTTGGGCGCGGTCCAGCTTTCTGGATGGGTTTCGACGAGCGAGTCGCCCAGGCTGTATTTCATGCAGATGTCCTCAAGGCAGCGTGGCCGTCTGCTGACGGCTCTAGATTGGAATGGAACGCTCAGGCGGGGTATGCAGATTGATATTGACGTCGTCGTACAGCAGGTTCATCAGCTCAACGATCATGATTGCCGTGAGCCCCCAGATTTTATAAACCCCAAAACGGTAGCTCGGCACATACCAGCTGCGCCCCTGATAATCGATGCGATGGGTGTGCTCACGGGGGTCCTGGCGAAAAAACTCCAGAGGTACGCTGAACACGGCAGCAATTTCGGCGTCGTTGGCCAGGTATTCAACGTAGTCCGGGACGAGGCCAACGTAGGGCGTTACACGGATACCGTGCAACGAAATCAAAGGGCTCAGCGGCCCGATGACTTCGACCAGCCCGGGCGGCAGACCGATCTCTTCTTCGGCCTCACGCAGGGCGGTAAATACCAGATCCGGGTCTTCAGGATCGCGGCGCCCGCCCGGGAAAGCCACTTCACCGCCGTGGGTCGACAACCCGCTGGCACGCAGGGTCAGAATCAGTTCGGGTTCAGCGCTGCGCGTCACCGGCAACAGCACGGCAGCCTCGGGGAAATTCCGTTCCGTTTCCAGCGTGCGCGGGGTGTAGCGGCTTACACGGCCAAGCAGCTCGTCCAGCATAGGTCATCTCGATCCGTCACTTATCGGGCATCATGCACCAAATCGTGGGCAGCACCCAAGCCCCACAGTGTCGCAGCCGCCATATCGCACTTGCCGCGAGGCCGCCTCAGCCCCCAAGATAGGCGCCAGAGCCAGAGACCCCAGCATGAAATTTTGCAGCCAGTGCGGCCACTCCGTCAGCCAACACATCCCTCAAGGCGATTCACGCCTGCGGTATGTGTGCGACCACTGCCAGACCATTCACTATCAGAACCCGAATATCGTTGCCGGCTGCCTGCCGACCTGGGGCACACAAGTGCTGTTGTGCCGTCGCGCCATCGAGCCGCGCAAAGGCTACTGGACGCTGCCCGCAGGTTTCATGGAAAACGGCGAGACGGTCGAAAATGCAGCCCGACGTGAAACCCTCGAAGAAGCCTGCGCTGCAGTTGAAAACCTGAATATCTACACCCTGATCGATGTACCGCACATTAATCAGGTGCATATTTTTTATCGTGCCGAGCTGCAAAGCCTCGATTTTTCAGCCGGTGAAGAGAGCCTTGAAGTCCGGCTTTTTGAAGAAGCTGACATCCCTTGGTCAGAGCTGGCTTTCCGCACGGTCAGCCGTACCCTAGAATGTTTTTTCGCTGACCGCCGGGACAACACCTACCCCGTGCGCAGCGAGGCTGTAGCGCCCCTGTCCAGCCTGATCAAACCCCAACAATAATGCTGTTCGCCTTGCACCTCAGGAATATCCCTCTAATGCGTTGGTTGCTCGCTGCTCTTTGCTTTTCATTTGCCGTTACCTGCCAGGCTTCTGTTGTCATCACCGTAAACGGCAAACCCGTCGATAAGAATCAGGTACTCCAGTCAACCCCATCGGCACCCTCTGCGCACGCCGGGCAAAGTATCGACAAGGTTCTTGTGCTCAAGTCTGCCCGCAAGTTGCAACTGATCAGCGATGGCAAACCGATCAAGACCTACCGCATCTCCCTGGGCAAACAACCCAAGGGGCCAAAAATGCGCGAGGGAGACAAACGCACACCTGAGGGGCTGTACTGGGTCGACTGGCGCAAAAAAAGCGACAAGTTCAACCTGGCCATGCACATCAACTACCCCAATATCAGCGACGCGGCCACCGCCCGGCGTGAAGGCGTGAACCCCGGGTCGATGATCATGATCCACGGCACGCCGGACAGCGAAGAAAACCCTGAAGAACTGTTCCACACCCTGGACTGGACCGATGGCTGCATCGCAATGAAAAACCACGAAATGCGCGAAGTCTGGAACCTGGTCAAGGACGGCACGATGGTTGAAATCCGCCCTTAGCCCCACGCCACGCACATAACAAAAAACCCGCTGACCGTTACCGGTCCAGCGGGTTTTTTATACGCATTGCAGCTAGAGATCAGCCAAACGCCACACTTCATAAGCGGGCGTTTCATACGGGTGGCTGTGCTTGAGCGCAGCCACCACGTCGTGGACAAGATCGTCTGCGACGACCAGCTCAACTTTCCATTCCCCGACATATTCGACCTGGCCGGTTTGCCCGATAAACGGCTGACTGCCGTCCAGCGCGCGAAACTGGCCCTGGCCCAAGGTCTGCCAGGCGCAGTGGTCATAATTGCCGATTCGTCCGCCACCGGCGGCGAATACGGCATTTTTGACCACGTCCACGTGGCTTGGGGGAACGAAGAAGCTGAGCTTGTACATCGCTTTTAATCTACCCAGCCTTTAATTGACCCAAGCACGAGCGTTACGGAACATGCGCAACCACGGCGCATCTTCGTTCCACTCTTCTGGACGCCACGAGTTCTGCACGGCGCGGAAGACACGCTCAGGGTGCGGCATCATGATGGTGACACGCCCGTCACTGCTGGTCAGGCCGGTAATCCCGCGCGGCGAGCCGTTCGGGTTGGCCGGGTAGTTTTCAGTGACCTTGCCGTGGTTGTCGACGAAACGCAGCGCCACAGAACCGGACAGATCCGCTTGCAGCATGGCTTCTTCGCTGGCGAACTCGGCATGACCTTCACCGTGAGCAATGGCGATTGGCATGCGCGAACCGGCCATGCCCTGCAGGAAGATCGAGTTCGACTCCTGCACCTGGACCATCGCCACACGGGCTTCGAACTGCTCGGAGCGGTTGCGCACGAAGTGTGGCCACAGCTCGCTGCCCGGAATCAATTCGCTCAGGTTGGACATCATCTGGCAACCGTTGCACACACCCAGGGAGAAGCTGTCGGTACGCTCAAAGAAGCTCTGGAACGCATCACGGGCACGGGCATTGAACAGAGCCGACTTGGCCCAGCCTTCACCGGCACCCAGCACGTCTCCGTAGGAGAAACCACCGCAGGCAACCAGGCCCTTGAACTCGTTCAGGTCGACACGGCCGGCCAGAATGTCGCTCATGTGGACGTCGATGGCATTGAAGCCGGCGCGATCGAACGCCGCTGCCATTTCAACCTGACCGTTTACACCCTGCTCACGCAGTACGGCCACTTGAGGGCGAATGCCTGTCTTGATGTACGGCGCGCTGATGTTCTCGTTGACATCAAAGCTCAGCTTGACGCTCAGGCCCGGATTGTCTTCTTCAAGCAACACGGCGAACTCTTGCTCCGCGCACTCGGCGTTGTCGCGCATACGCTGGATCTGGTAGCTGGTTTCAGCCCACTGACGTTGCAGCAGACGGCGCTGACCTTCAAACACGGTCTCGCCATTGAACTCGATGCTTACATCGTCACAGTTGCGCGGCTGGCCAATGACCGATACGCAGTCGCCCAAACCGGCAGCGCTGAACTGCGCAAGGATGTCTGCCATGGAGTCCTGGCGAACCTGGATCACTGCACCCAACTCTTCGTTGAACAGGATCGCAGGAATGTCGGCAGCGGTTTCAGCCAGGCCGTCGAGGACCAGGTTGACACCACAGTGACCGGCAAACGCCATTTCCATCACGCTGGTCAGCAAACCACCGTCGGAACGGTCGTGGTAAGCCAGCAGATGGCCGTCGGCATTCAAGCCCTGGATCACGGCGAAGAAAGCCTTGAGGTCTTCTGCGTCATCCACGTCGGGAGCCTGTTTACCCAGCTTGCCGTAGGTTTGAGCCAGGATGGAGGCGCCCATACGGTTTTGGCCACGACCCAGATCGATCAGAACCAGATCGGTCAGGCCCTTGTCCATGCGCAGCACGGGGGTCAGGGTCTGGCGCACATCGAGCACCGGGGCAAAACCGGTAACGACCAACGACAGCGGCGAGGTGACCGTCTTGTCAGTACCCTCTTCGCTCCAGCGGGTTTGCATGGACATCGAGTCCTTGCCCACCGGAATGGTGATGCCCAGCTCAGGGCACAGCTCCATGCCGACCGCTTTAACGGTGTCGTACAGGCGGGCGTCTTCACCCGGGTGACCAGCAGCGGACATCCAGTTGGCAGACAGCTTGATGTCACTGATCTTGCCGATCCGCGAAGCTGCGATGTTGGTCAGGGTTTCGCCGATCGCCATGCGGCCCGATGCCGGGGCATCCAGCAGTGCCAGCGGAGTACGCTCGCCCATGGCCATGGCTTCACCGGTGTAGACGTCGAAGCTGGTGGCGGTGACGGCAACGTCAGCCACAGGCACCTGCCACGGACCCACCATCTGGTCGCGAGCAACCAGGCCGGTGATGGTACGGTCGCCGATGGTGATCAGGAAGCTCTTGCTCGCTACAGCCGGGTGATGCAGGACGCGTTCAACACATTCACCGATGTTCAGCGCTGCCGGGTCGAAATCATCGCCCAGCTCTGCTTCACGCACTGCTGAACGGTGCATGCGCGGCGCCTTGCCCAGCAACACTTCCAGTGGCATGTCCACCGGGTTGTTGCCGAAGTGGCTGTCGGTGACGGTCAGTTGCGGCTCGGCAGTGGCTTCGCCGACGACGGCAAACGGGCAACGCTCGCGTTCGCAAATCGCCTGGAAGCGGTCGAAATCTTCGACGCCCACGGCCAGAACGTAACGTTCCTGGGATTCGTTGCTCCAGATTTCGTGCGGGGCCATGCCCGGCTCGTCGTTTGGAATATTGCGCAGTTCAAAACGACCGCCACGCTCACCGTCGTTCACCAACTCCGGGAAAGCGTTGGACAGACCGCCCGCACCCACGTCGTGGATGAAGCTGATCGGGTTTTTGTCGCCCAGCTGCCAGCAACGGTCGATCACTTCCTGGCAACGACGTTCCATTTCCGGGTTTTCGCGCTGAACCGAAGCGAAGTCCAGGTCAGCCGAGCTTGCGCCGGTGGCCATCGAGGAAGCCGCGCCGCCGCCCAGGCCGATCAACATCGCCGGGCCACCGAGCACGATCAGCTTGGAGCCAACCGTGATTTCGGCTTTCTGCACGTGTTCGGCGCGGATGTTGCCCATGCCGCCAGCCAGCATGATGGGCTTGTGGTAACCACGGACTTCTTCGCCGCGGGGAGTCGTGATGGACTGCTCGAAGGTACGGAAGTAACCGGTCAGGGCCGGACGACCGAATTCGTTGTTGAACGCAGCACCGCCCAGAGGGCCTTCGATCATGATGTCCAGCGCGGTAACAATGCGCTCTGGCTTGCCGTACGGCACTTCCCACGGCTGTACAAAGCCTGGGATCTGCAGGTTGGATACGGTAAAGCCGGTCAGGCCAGCCTTGGGCTTGGCACCACGACCGGTTGCGCCTTCGTCACGAATCTCGCCACCGGAACCGGTCGCAGCACCCGGGAACGGGGCGATTGCGGTTGGGTGGTTGTGAGTTTCGACCTTCATCAGGATGTGTACAGGCTCCTGCACCGCGCCGTACTGGCGGGTTTCAGGGTCCGGGAAGAAACGCCCGGCAACACTGCCTACGATGACCGAAGCGTTGTCCTTATAAGCAGACAGAACGCCCTCGCTGTGCATCACGTAGGTGTTCTTGATCATGCCAAACAGGCTTTTGTCCTGGCTCTGGCCGTCAATATCCCAACTGGCGTTGAAGATCTTGTGACGGCAATGCTCGGAGTTGGCCTGGGCAAACATCATCAGTTCGATGTCGTGCGGGTTGCGACCCAAACCATTGAAGGCGTTGACCAGATAGTCGATTTCGTCTTCAGCCAGTGCCAGACCCAACTCGACGTTGGCTTTTTCCAGCGCGGCGCGACCGCCACCCAGCACGTCAATCGCTGTCAGCGGCTTGGGCTCGGCGTGACTGAACAGACCGCTGGCCTGCTCGAGATTACCCAGCACGATTTGCGTCATGCGGTCATGCAGTGCAGCACCAATCAGCTCGGCATCAGCGTCGCTGAACTGGCCAGCCACGTAGAACGCAATGCCTCGCTCCAGGCGCTGGACTTTAGCCAGGCCACAGTTGCGGGCAATGTCGCTGGCCTTGCTGGACCAGGGGGAAATGGTGCCAAACCGCGGCAACACCAGGAACAGTCGGCCGCTCGGCTCTTGGACCGGTACGCTTGGACCGTACTTCAGGAGACGAGCCAGTACCTGCTGTTCATCGCTGGTCAGCTCACCGGTCGTTTCGGCAAAGTGGGCGAATTCAGCATACAAACCAGTGACAGCCGGAACCTTCAGGCTCAGTTGTACAAGGAGTTTGCTGTGGCGAAAGGCAGAAAGGGCAGGAGCGCCGCGCAGGATCAACATCTTCGGGACAGCCTCGGGAGGGGTATGCTTTGAGGCCCGGCATTCTAGCCTAAACCGTTCGCCTCGGCACCCGAAACGGTACACCTGACGCACACCAGACGTCGCTAATCGACCAAACCCTTATTCTTTATAGCTATCAGCCGCTTCAGAGATGGTCTTTTATGATCTTTAGACAGTGACCCGACCCCCATTCCACAGGGGTTTCAGGGTTTTTTGCAGCCAATATCAGAATGATCAAAAATTGTCGAGATATGGCACCTGCGCAGCTTTGCGTATACTGCGCGGATGTTTTCTCTAACTGTATTCCGCCAGCGCTGCGCCAGATGGCTCTTCGCAACCGGACTCTTCCTGATGCTCGGTGCCTGCGTTGAAAAACCCAGCACCCTTGAGCGCGTAAAGGAGGACGGGGTACTGCGGGTGATCACCCGTAACAGCCCGGCGACCTATTTCGAGGATCGCAATGGCGAAACCGGCTTTGAATATGAGCTGGTGAAGCGCTTTGCCGACGATCTGGGGGTAGAGCTTAAAATCGAAACGGCTGACAACCTGGATGAAATGTTCAATCAGTTGAGCCAACCCGACGGCCCTGTTTTGGCTGCTGCCGGTCTGGTCAGCAGCGAGAAGCGCCTGCAACAAGCCAAGTTCTCCCACCCGTACCTTGAAGTCACGCCGCAGATCATCTATCGCAACGGGCAATCGCGTCCGACCTCCCCAGCCGATCTGGTTGGCAAACGCATCACCGTACTTAAAGGCAGCTCCCACGCCGAGCAGCTTGCCGAACTCAAGAAGCAATACCCCGGGATTGAATACGACGAGTCCGACGCTGTCGAAGTCGTTGACTTGCTGCGCATGGTCGATGAAGGCCAGATCGACCTCACACTCGTCGACTCCAACGAAGTGGCCATGAACCAGGTGTACTTCCCCAATGTTCGTGTGGCATTTGATCTGGGCGACGCACGCAGCCAGCGCTGGGCAGTTGCCGCAGGTGAAGACAACAGCCTGCTCAACGAGATCAATGCGTACCTGGACAAGGTCGAGAAGAACGGCACCCTGCAACGCCTCAAAGACCGCTATTACGGGCACGTGGATGTACTGGGCTACGTGGGTGCCTACACCTTCGCCCAGCACCTGCAGCAGCGTCTGCCCAAGTATGAAAAGTTCTTCAAGGATGCCGCAAAAAAAGAACAGATCGACTGGCGCCTGCTCGCAGCCATGGGCTACCAGGAATCATTGTGGCAGCCCACGGTAACGTCCAAGACCGGCGTTCGCGGACTGATGATGCTGACCCAGAACACTGCGCAAGCCATGGGCGTTTCCAACCGCCTGGATGCAAAGCAGAGCATCATGGGCGGCGCCAAATACCTCGCGCTGATCAAGAGCGAGCTGGACGATGACATTGAGGAGCCTGACCGCACGTGGTTTGCGCTGGCGGCCTACAACGTTGGCGGCGGACATCTGGAAGACGCACGCAAACTGGCCAAGAAAGAAGGCCTGAACCCGAACAAGTGGCTGGACGTGAAGAAGATGCTGCCTCGCCTTGCGCAGAAGCAGTGGTACAGCAAGACACGCTATGGCTACGCACGAGGCGGTGAGCCGGTGCATTTTGTGGCCAACATCCGTCGTTACTACGACATCCTGACATGGGCCACACAGCCGCAACTTGAAGGCGATCAGGCTGCTGACAGCAAGCTGCACATCCCCGGTATCGACAAGACCAAGCCCAAGGAAGAGCCACAGCTGTAGAGCGATTCATGTGCCGTAGTCGCTGCCGAGGAACGAAGGCTGCGAGCTTTATCGCGATGCTCGTAAAATCAAGAGCTCGCAGCCTTCGTTCCTCGACAGCGACTACGGGTCAGTATCAGATCCGCACCTGATCTACTTAAACCTTAGCAGCAGCCACTATCAGCGCTTTCATCTCGGCCACAGCAGATCTGAAGCCCACGAACAACGCATGCGCCACCAGCGCATGGCCAATGTTCAACTCGTTAATCCCCTTGATTGCCGCTACCGCTTCCACGTTGTGGTAGTGCAAGCCGTGGCCGGCGTTGACGATCAACCCCTGGGCCAGACCAAACGCCACCCCCTGTGCCACGCGCTGCAACTCTTCAGCGACGTCGGAAGGGGTTTGCGCGTCGGCATAGCGGCCAGTGTGCAGTTCGATAGCAGGTGCACCGACACGCCTTGACGCTTCAATCTGACGCTCGTCCGCATCGATGAACAGCGACACTTCACAACCGATTTTGGCCAGACGCTCGACAGCGGCTTTGATCCGCGCCTCTTGCCCGGCTACATCCAGACCACCTTCAGTGGTCAGCTCCTGACGGGTTTCGGGCACCAGGCAGATATGAGCCGGGCGAATGTGCTCGGCAAATACCATCATTTCTTCAGTCACGCCCATTTCGAAGTTCATGCGCGTTTGCAGCACGTCCTTGAGCAGCAGCACATCACGCTC is part of the Pseudomonas sp. ML2-2023-3 genome and harbors:
- a CDS encoding YqfO family protein, which translates into the protein MYKLSFFVPPSHVDVVKNAVFAAGGGRIGNYDHCAWQTLGQGQFRALDGSQPFIGQTGQVEYVGEWKVELVVADDLVHDVVAALKHSHPYETPAYEVWRLADL
- the purT gene encoding formate-dependent phosphoribosylglycinamide formyltransferase, with product MTRIGTPLSPTATRVLLCGCGELGKEVVIELQRLGVEVIAVDRYANAPAMQVAHRSHVINMLDGAALRAVIEAEKPHFIVPEIEAIATATLVELEAEGFTVIPTARATSLTMNREGIRRLAAEELDLPTSPYHFADTFEDYSAAVLDLGFPCVVKPVMSSSGKGQSLLRSTDDVKAAWDYAQEGGRAGKGRVIVEGFIDFDYEITLLTVRHIGGTTFCAPVGHRQEKGDYQESWQPQAMSPIALAESERVAKAVTEALGGRGLFGVELFIKGDQVWFSEVSPRPHDTGLVTLISQDLSQFALHARAILGLPIPLIRQFGPSASAVILVEGQSTQTAFSNLGAALSEPDTALRLFGKPEVNGQRRMGVALARDESIEAARAKATRAAKAVVVEL
- a CDS encoding CoA pyrophosphatase; its protein translation is MLDELLGRVSRYTPRTLETERNFPEAAVLLPVTRSAEPELILTLRASGLSTHGGEVAFPGGRRDPEDPDLVFTALREAEEEIGLPPGLVEVIGPLSPLISLHGIRVTPYVGLVPDYVEYLANDAEIAAVFSVPLEFFRQDPREHTHRIDYQGRSWYVPSYRFGVYKIWGLTAIMIVELMNLLYDDVNINLHTPPERSIPI
- a CDS encoding gamma carbonic anhydrase family protein; the encoded protein is MKYSLGDSLVETHPESWTAPNATLIGKVRLEEGASVWFNAVLRGDNELILIGKNSNVQDGAVMHTDMGYPLTLGTGVTIGHNAMLHGCTVGDYSLIGINAVILNGARIGKHCIIGANSLIGEGKEIPDGSLVMGSPGKVVRDLTDEQKKLLEASAAHYVQNGQRYARDLKVQSND
- a CDS encoding MFS transporter, with the translated sequence MTSSTTYSEASPDKPANSATRVATASFIGTAIEFYDFYVYATAAALVIGPVFFPQTSGTAQMLSAFLTFGIAFLARPLGSFLFGHFGDRIGRKSTLVASLLLMGVCTTLIGVLPGYATIGAWAPILLCVLRFGQGLGLGGEWGGAALLATENAPKGKRAWYGMFPQLGPSIGFLAANGLFLILAMSLSDEQFRSWGWRIPFLLSAALVMVGLYVRLKLEETPVFAKAVAQHERVKMPIVELFSQYWAPMLLGAASMVVCYALFYISTVFSLSYGVSTLGYTRETFLGLLCFAVLFMAAATPLSAWASDRYGRKPVLIVGGVLAILSGFLMEPLLTQGSTWGVALFLCIELFLMGVTFAPMGALLPELFPTRVRYTGASAAYNLGGIVGASAAPFFAQKLVSMGGLSWVGGYVSGAAVLSLIAVLCLKETKEADLNKVA
- a CDS encoding VUT family protein; amino-acid sequence: MLFLIAYIASVVLINFAFSTAPHLDIIWSAWGGLVFVLRDMVQTRFGHGALLAMLAALVLSYITSDPSIALASATAFAVSECIDWLVFSITKRPLHDRLWISSALSIPIDTFIFFGMIDAFTPGVILIAMASKFAGVTCVWLAMAWRLRKAAV
- a CDS encoding murein L,D-transpeptidase family protein, which codes for MRWLLAALCFSFAVTCQASVVITVNGKPVDKNQVLQSTPSAPSAHAGQSIDKVLVLKSARKLQLISDGKPIKTYRISLGKQPKGPKMREGDKRTPEGLYWVDWRKKSDKFNLAMHINYPNISDAATARREGVNPGSMIMIHGTPDSEENPEELFHTLDWTDGCIAMKNHEMREVWNLVKDGTMVEIRP
- a CDS encoding NUDIX hydrolase; this translates as MKFCSQCGHSVSQHIPQGDSRLRYVCDHCQTIHYQNPNIVAGCLPTWGTQVLLCRRAIEPRKGYWTLPAGFMENGETVENAARRETLEEACAAVENLNIYTLIDVPHINQVHIFYRAELQSLDFSAGEESLEVRLFEEADIPWSELAFRTVSRTLECFFADRRDNTYPVRSEAVAPLSSLIKPQQ
- a CDS encoding DUF1289 domain-containing protein, giving the protein MTEVERPVASPCVNICALDDDDVCSGCQRTVAEITRWSRMTNVERREVLVLCHERAKSSGLVWMQGAST